From the Papaver somniferum cultivar HN1 chromosome 2, ASM357369v1, whole genome shotgun sequence genome, the window TCTATGTACAAACCTTATAAGGCCTAGCTAGCTATTTTTTTGTGCGGCtgattaatcgatgaagatgatgttgaaaTGGGGGAAGATGAAAGGAGAAGAGGATAACAGTtcctcaaaactgtttttttttttgtgcggctGGTTAGATTAGAATTatatttaggtttttctttttgattaagtTAGATGTAGTTATTAGGTTAGGGTTAATTTAATTAGGATAAGGGCCAAATTAGTAATCTCATCtgattttaggacatcccttaacattgtagggtaggtggcctaatagaaccatggtcccaaaaaaacgaTGGTCCCAGAAAATCGTTATTTTTTTTGGGCTTATTTGCTTCCTTAAGTTAGTTTGCATATTGAATGCAATATGTATGTTTTGGTATTAGAATAAAAATGACTGTGCTTATAGCAATTGTATCGGCTAGCCCTAGGTACTTGTAAATCTTTATGATTGCTCCTCACACCGTAATTACTAGAGATTTGGGAACAGGGATTTGTTGTCTCTAGAAGAAAGGTTTGGGCTCTAAAAAAGGACAAGATTTTGTCGACTACAAAGACTTTTCTTTCCAAGACCAAGGGAGGCACAAAGTGGTGGAGTCTCGAGAGTGTTTGTTAAATTTGGATGTCTGCCAAATTAATTTTTCTCATAATTTACACAGAATTTTGCCTGAGGTTACATTGGTTGAAGGTAACTTACCAAGTTATCATCCCATAGGCAACAAACCTACCAGATACCTAGAAGAACAGCATGCATGAATTGAGTGTGCTTCCTGCTTTACAAACTAAAACCCAATACGAACAACTAATTCACAACTTTAGGGTGGGGCATGAGCCCTCCCCAGTCCCCAAAGTTAACTTTATGTTGAGATTTCTCACATTTGCCATATAAATACGCGCCTACTGCATGGATTTTGAAAAGCCCATATCAATAGGATTGAACTCTAGATTTCATGAGTTGTGCTTTGATTATCCGACAGTCTGTGATTCAACTCGCCCACAtttaaagaacgattttttggggaccatgatttttttgggcgaccatgattttattttggataaagacattagaagtaaatctaggtcaccccttatctagatatttatattaatacctaagttatcctcctgattaattttgggtgatgattagttagtgttaatagtagttagtgtaatgattagtgagatgattaagttaaagataattagtgagattaaaaaatcagatgatttttttttaaagaagtagaattattgagagggtaaatttagagaagatgaagaaggaaaacatgaaaaacgatggattttgccaaccacaaccggaggaagggtatgtgggtacccaggtatgcttcaaacttagataatgttggttaaattgctccaaactttcaaaaaaaatgaaattttttatgtagatttgggccagtttggttaccatatgtcaagaacatgcaaccgaacacacctgaaagtgtagttcggttacgttttccaaacacacaggttaccgaactcgctcgttaatggaggttttggtcgtacagtgtaatgttcggttacctaggataaaatgataGGTAACCGAATTTTGaatttaacaatttatttgggtacatcttgtgtgttcggttagttcgcaaacttcaacgcaaccaagttcccaaccaaactgcaggttaaaagtaacctagtgttagaagttcggttggttcgcaaacttcaacatattttgcgaatcaaccgaactgggcttatatatgcatatatgcaattaggcaaacgttcggttactacgaaatttatttcttggcgaattaggtagagttgggttacgaagtttcaaaggtagagttcggttacaaagaaaacttaacatttttgcgaacgaaccgaacttgtggacttctcattattttcgtaaactaaagttcggtgatatccttagcgaagaaaccgaacttatggacttgtgttattctaatacaaggagttcagtTAAAAGTATTtctttgcgaatcaaccgaactctgagttcggttaagaaaaaattaattcttgataaccgaacttttctctgaaaaaaacctccattaaacctctccgcaacttccattttcaactcattttaatgattacttctcatttattcaaccagaaacgaatgacaagtaatgggtttgtgagaatatctttgttaatgttttaaattaagctatatatatatttatatatgtatagtggtggcggtggttggtggtggtggtaatcggtggttggtggtggtgataatcataggtggtggtggtaatcggcggtggtaatcggtggttggtggtggtgataatcggaggtggtggtggtggtaatcgacgatggtgggaggtggtggtgggaggaggtggtggttatatatataggtggttattgggttgattttaaattaaattaggttaagggtaggttagtcatttctatgctttaggacaccccttataactatagtgtaggtggcctaataggaccatggtccccaaaaaaaaccatggtccccaaaaaatcgttcttactTTGTTGGACGTGGGCTTGCACATAGAATGTTTTTAGGGCCCAATAAACCATACTTAACTAATAGGATGTAGGCCTAAGTTAGCCCATTTTTGGTGTAGAATATTTAGGGTACAAACACATACATATTTTAAAGAATCACTAAGTTGGATTCCGTACATATACTTGCACATTCTATGGACGTGGGCTTGCACATAGAATGTTTTTATGCTCTgttatataccctaagagcaactgcagtggacgactaaacccaaatttggtgtcgagtgggctggcgtagtgggacggaccatcgatcaaaatttgatcaaagagtaaaacccagATCAAATTTGGTCagcgatcaagaccaaacccaaatatagtcgggcgtttatataatgtccgcctacccgacgggcgttggtataatgtccgcatgtagccgcgcgttcgtaaagttaacgcctgatgcaggggcgttggtataatgtccgcctggatggggtgttggtataatgtccgcctggatggggcgttggtataatgtccgcctggatggggcgtacatAAAGTTAACGCCTCTcgtggggcgttgatatagtcatgatcccaccattaactagttttgaaaactttgcttggggcgttgtctttatcaacgccccattttttttttttttttgaatccgggcgaacgtataatctccgtcccacacatcaggcgttgctatagttcacgccccataccaggcgttatctttatcaactccccataccaggcgttatctttatcaacgccccatgccaggcgtaatctttatctacgctggaggatgaagcggactttatatcaacgcgcgaccaaatttactcgtcatccgctacgccacaggacggactaaacccaaatttgatttttttttttagtctttggtctttaatTATACTCACACCACCGTGGACGCTCTAAATGATTGTCTATATGCGTAAAATAAGTGGTAGAATCTTCTGAATGTGCACTAGGAGAAGTTCCCTCGTCTTATTTACTAGGTTTTTGTTTAATGCACAAAATGTTGTTGTTTTATGAGTTTCGTACAGGTGAGAAGAGATACATTAGCAAAGTTCTGTGGAGGTGCTTACACACGTTGATATCAAAATATAGTGATATCAAtgtactactccctccgtccctaataagatgacGTAGTTatagtttgcacaaattttaagacaAGGAGGAAAGCGGAGTATATTTaactattttttacaattatattctTATGggcaataattagtaaaatttagaaacgatttatctcttaaactataccacggttttttataaactttataccgttgaaaaccATTTTAAAACACATGCGCAACGAATATAAAATGACTattaaattatacatatttcttataggaaaaataatcaattaaatttagaaatatcccttgattagtgaaataggtCATTTGtttatgagacaaaatttaaaaccaaataggtcATCTTATTATgaacagagggagtatattgTAAATACTCTGTAGATTTTATGGAAGCAAAATATAGTGAAAAATTCAACAATAGGCAACATCTTAGTTAAAAGAAACCAAAATAGCTAATATCCTTTAGAATTTTGTATACATAATTCATCAATTAGATTGAACTCCTAGATCTTTTAGTGAAACCAAACTGTTCATGTGCTGAATTGTTTGAAAAGATCTCCGGTTcttatcttcactcgcaattgtCTGTACACTTTCGGTTTTGGGATCATAACAGCACAAATCAAAATTACCATCCCCAGACACCGAAAATAACACTTGGTTGCTGCTTGTCAGTGaaaatggatgatattgaatAGCGCGATTTCGGCCGTTCCATGGTATACTTAACTCCTTACTCCAACTAGCACTGCTCTTATTAAATGACCATAAGTCCACACTTCTGCCACCCTTTAGATGAACAACATAAAGGTGTCCTCCCAATACCTTGACTTGGCAGGAATTGTCGCAGTCCGCAGAACCTAAACAAGGTGGTTGCAATTGTGGGAGGACTAGGAATTCTTCCTCTGCTAAATCGAATGTCACAAGTTTCCATTCCAAGTCATCCATGAAGTGAATGACTCCGTCTCCTGCGACTCCAGGGTAGCACAGCGCATCAGTAGTTTCCCCGATGTTTCTCCAACCATCGCCACCACGCCCAAGTGTATAAACCTGGACCAATCCACGGGCGATTTTTTTGCCAGACCCATCCGTGAACTCACCTGGGTAGTGGATCAGGACAACCTTATACTCATTTGTTTTGGGAAGGTAACCGAAACCACTCCCTATCTGACCGACTTCGGCAGATAAATTTGGAAGATTAACGTATTCTCCAGTCAAAGGGTTGCATATGTAAACAGGATAGTTAAGAAGATCATCAAAAGGATCATTAAGTGGTTGTGGTATAGAAAAACAAACCAAACCGTTGCAGGAACCAAGCATGACAGGCGGGTCTTTCCACATCTTAATAGGAGGCAGATTGATCTTTGGAAGTGTCGTGTATGAGAATTGATCACCTTGATTACTTTGTGCAATATCATCGTAATATCCATAATAGAGTTGCAAAGAGTTTTCTTGGTCACTCGTTTCCTCCTGCGAAATTGCGAAAAGAAGACCTGCCTTGACCTTGACGTGAGAAAGGAGTCTTCGCCATGTCTTGCAAACTAATTTACAGTTCAAGGCGGACTCTGGAGGTACGTGTGACAGAATTTTGTGCGTGATATCTAAGTGAAGACTCTCCATCATTGAATAACGAAACTGGAAATCACTGATGTTGTTTATCTGTTAACCATAAGAGTCTTACCGGCTCAAAACTCTCAACGGATTCAGGATGAATACCGTACGAAAAGGAAAGACTGGGTACTATCAGATAAGTCATAGGGTTTTTCAGTTAGCATTAAAATAGCATCCATTGCTTTTGAATAGGCTAAACTGTTGTAACAACTTCTCTGAGTTCTTGTATAAATAACATGTCGACTCCACAGTTTAAGTGTGGAAGTTATTCACCAAAATCCATtttctaacttggtatcagcctTGATCCAAGCTACGCTTCCAAACACTTCAAAACAAACAGTAAATCACCAAATATGTCGACAACAACTCAGCAAAGAAACATCCAGATTCATCATCTGGTAACTCTCAAGCTCACCGAAACCAACTACCCACTGTGGAAGACTCAGTTTAAACCAATTCTAAAGGGCCATGGATTAACTGGCTTTATTGATGGTACAAATATCATACCTCCCAGAACACTACCAGATTCTGATGCTGAAAATCCAGAGTTCAATGCATATGAAGAACAAGGCTCTCTTTTGGTGGGTTGGCTGAACTCAACTCTTACCCCAGAATGTCTTGGGGTTGTACGTGATCTTATTTCATCTAAGGAGGTATGGGATGCATTGGAGGCAGAATATGCTCCAAAGACAAAGTTTCACCAGATGAATCTCAAAAAGCAGCTACACAACTTCAACAAAGGTAACAAATCTTTAAGAGTCTTTATAAATGAGGCTAAAGACCTATTTGCACAGCTTGCAGCATCTGGATATACAGTCAGTGATGATGAAAAGAAGCAATCCATTAGCAATGGGTTGAACCAGGCGTATGATTCGATTGTCTCCACCTTAAGCACAATGGAGAACCTGAGCATGGATCTGTTTTACTCACATCTTCTCAACTTTGATATGCGCATCACACGTCAGCTTGATGAAATCCAACAACCCATTGCACATGTTGCAACTTCATCTACATCGGGACGACGAATACCCCAACACAACTACAACCATCAAAATCAACGACCTTTCCATTATCAACAAAATCAGCCTCAACGTCGTTTCCAGTCTCCTCAGCAAAGCAACAACACTGCTGAGAAGTGTCAAATCTGCAAGAACAAAGGTCACCTTGGTGATAGATGCTGGTTCCGTTACAAACCAAGCAATAATCAACCAAAATCACAGGCTGCGTACATTGCATTTCCTGAAGCATCATATGGGAACCAATGGGTAACTGATTCTGGTGCTACCAATCATCTAACAGCTGATATGAACAACTTAACAATCCCTCATGAATATACAGGCACAGAACAAGCGTATGTGGGTAATGGTAATTCACTAAACATTACTCATACTGGTAATGCATCTTTCACACATAACTCAAGATTATTCTATTTGAATAACATTTTTCATGTACCCAGCATCAAGACAAATTTGTTATCGGTTTCCCAATTTTGCAAAGATAATGGTGTTTTCTTTGAGTTTCACACATCTCATTTCTTTGTAAAGGACAAGGCAACGGGAAAGCTGCTGCTGCGCGGACTGAATAGGAATGGACTATACATTCTTGACGGCCTTACACAAATCAGCAAACCAGGGTCTCTTCAAGTTAATGTTGCATCTTCCATGCCGACATGGCATCAACGTCTGGGTCATCCTATGCTACGTACCGTGTCTAGCATTTGCCATAGGTTTTCGCTTCCAGTTTCGAATACAATTTTTAATTTCTGCAACTCTTTTCATGTTAGTAAAAGCAGAAAACTTCCCTTTGCTCTCAGCAGTACATCTTATGATAAACCATTGTCTTTGGTTGTTTCTGATATATGGGTCTCCCCTAAACTATCCAGGTCTGGTTTTCGATATTACATGCTAATAATGGATGTTTATTCTCATTTCACTTGGGTGTTTCCTTT encodes:
- the LOC113352251 gene encoding putative F-box protein At1g53370, with protein sequence MESLHLDITHKILSHVPPESALNCKLVCKTWRRLLSHVKVKAGLLFAISQEETSDQENSLQLYYGYYDDIAQSNQGDQFSYTTLPKINLPPIKMWKDPPVMLGSCNGLVCFSIPQPLNDPFDDLLNYPVYICNPLTGEYVNLPNLSAEVGQIGSGFGYLPKTNEYKVVLIHYPGEFTDGSGKKIARGLVQVYTLGRGGDGWRNIGETTDALCYPGVAGDGVIHFMDDLEWKLVTFDLAEEEFLVLPQLQPPCLGSADCDNSCQVKVLGGHLYVVHLKGGRSVDLWSFNKSSASWSKELSIPWNGRNRAIQYHPFSLTSSNQVLFSVSGDGNFDLCCYDPKTESVQTIASEDKNRRSFQTIQHMNSLVSLKDLGVQSN